AAATCGGGCGTTGGAGCCCGTGCCTGTGCCCAGGTCCGCTACCAACAGCGGAGGCGCGTGCTGACCACTCGCCGTATCCCGGGTGTTGTATTCGTGCTCCGCCCAGCTGCGTACTTCCGCCATTAATGAGCGGTTACGGGCCAAATGGTCAGCCGGCTCCCGCAGGGCTAGCCAGTCGCTGTCAAAGGTGGTCAGATCGCCGCCTGGCAGAAAACTTGCGAGAGCGTCCCGGAATTCCCTCGCAGCGAGGCTCCAGCGGCGCAGATTTTGTGCTTCCGTATTTGCCGCCTGTGCCGCCCGGGACAGTTCCTGTGGATCACTCAACCATTCTTCGAGGCAGGTTCTGAGCCGGGCTGTATTGCCGGCCGGGTACTGTCGTATTCCGGGACGATTGCCGGTACTCGCCAGTGCCCCGCCGTCGGTGGTGATAATGGGCAGGCCGGCTGCCTGGGCTTCATCGATGACCATACCGTAGCCTTCGTAAACCGACGGCAACACGAACAGGTCCGCGGCCTTGTAGGCCCGGGCCAGGCCCTCATTATCCAGCTCTCCGGCCAGAATGATGCGCTTCTGAAGACCGTGGGTATTTATGAGATCCCGGATTGTCTGGCCGTAGGTTTTGTCCCGGTCCGTCGAGCCGGCCAGTGTGCACTGCCATGGCAAATGCTGCAGGCCGCTGAGGGCTTCGACAAGACGATGCTGTGCCTTGCGGGGTGAGAGGTGTGCGACACACAGCAGGTTGATGACGGAACCAGCCTCCTTTGGCGGCTTGCTGGCAAGGGCTGAACTGGTGACGGTATCGGATCCCGGCTCTACTACGCGGATACGCTGTGCAGGCACGTTATAGTCAAGCAGCCGTTCAGCCGTATGCCGGCTGGTGGTGACTACCCCGGCCACAGCGGCCAACGCCCTGCGCTCGACCCTGAACAGCCAGTCACGGGTCCGGGCCGGCAAACCGGTTTCATCCGCCAACGGATGGTGCACCAGCGCTACCATGCGCAAGCGCCCGGCGTGGTCGGCAATCACATCCGGCAGTGCGCCCATCGCCAGTCCGTCCAGAACAACCAGAGAGCCGTCGCTCAAGCTGGCCAACAGGCGGTCCATCGATAACTCCGCCTGGCGGTCCGGGACCGGAAAGGTCCCGCTCAGCCCCTTGCGGGACACCTCTACACCGACGTCCCTGAGCTCCTCGGCAAGCCGGCGTACGTACCGATACCCACCCGTGTTCTGGTCCGGGTTGCCCGGGACAACAAAGAGGACCGATTGCGCCTGGTCAGAGCTTGCCATGATAGCTGGCCCAGGCAATGTGAGACTCGCCGAGAGTGACTTTCATACCGCACAGGCCCTTGCCCGTCTCTCCCAGCCTGCCCTGATGCACGGCCGCAGCCATGCGTTCAAACAGTGTCACTGCCATGAACTCGGTGGTGGTATTGCGACCGGCGAACGCCTCGATATCGTCAAGGTTCTTCATGTTGAACTCGCCGACCACTTCCGACAGCACCCGGGACGCCAGCCCGATATCCACGATCAGGTCGTCGCTATCCAGCGACTCCCGCTCAAAGGTCACATCAACCACATACGTCGCTCCGTGCAGGCCCTGTGCCGGCCCAAAAATTTCTCCGTTGAAGCTGTGGGCGATCATCATGTGATCCCTGACAGTGAGACTGAACATAGGGTGCGTTTCCTTTCTGCAGATGAATGAATTCAGTGGCAGTTGAAGACAATACGATGGCACAGGGTTTCAGACGCACAGGCGCTGGCACTGCCCCCGTCACCAGCGAGTGATGCCATGACCTCTGGCAGTGATTCAAAGGGGCTTTCCCCGGTGATGAGGTTGTCGAGGACTTCGTCCCTTAACAGATCCAGTGCCAGAGACATGCGGTCGCGATAATGCCAGCGTGGCACCTGTAACGGATGAAGATGACCAACCTGGCTTGAACGAATGGTCAGGCGCCGGGAATGAAAGGCGTGGCCAAGGGGCAAGGGCACGGTCTGCGCGCCGTACCAGCTCATTTCAATAATGCGCCCTTCCATACCGGCCAGGCTCAGGGCGGTTTCAAGACCTGCGGGCTGGCCACTGGCGTGGATAACCAGGTCATGGTCGTTATGCTCGCAATGGGTCTGAAAATCGAGCCCCAGGGATTCCGCCACAGCCTGGCGGCCGGGGTTGGTGTCCACAGCTTTGACGCGGGCGCCCGGTATCCGGCTGGCAAGCCATGCCACCAGCAGGCCGACAACCCCAAGGCCCACCACAGCAATTCGGTCCCCGATCCGGGGCGCGGCATCCCAAAGACCATTCACCGCCGTTTCCATATTTGCCGCCAGTACAGCCCGACCGGGCGGCAACCCTTCTGGCAGAGGCACAACGGCAGAGGCCGGCACACGATAGACCGTCTGGTGGGGAAACAGGCAAAACACGAACCGACCGTGCAGATCACCGGGGCCAGACGTTACCTGCCCGACATTGGCATACCCGTACTTGACCGGAAATGGAAACTCACCTTCCTGGAACGGTGCCCGCATGGTGTGGAACTCGGACTCCGGCACCTGATTGGTAAACACCAGCGCCTCGGTTCCGCGGCTGATGCCCGAATACAGCGCCTGTACTTCGACCGCGGGATTATCTGCGGTTACTGTAGACGGGGGATGATGGTCAAAGGTGGCCTCACGGATGGCCCCTTCCAGGGGACCGGTGACCCAGAATGCGTTTGTCATATCGTCTGTTTCCTTACAGCGCACGTAAGCAACTATAGTTCATAGAGAATGATGCATAGAAGAGCACATACGCAGAGGTTTGATGATGGATTCCCGAACCCGGACATTTCACCTGCCTGTCGCCGCAGATCTTGCCTGGGGCGCTGGCCTGACTGCCCTGCTGGTTGCGAGCGCCGGCATCGCGTTCCGAATGCCCCCGGGGTTCTATGGTATAGCGGCGTTGCTGTATCTGGCCATCGCTCTACCCATAATCCGTTACTGGCCTGCAGGGCGGGATTTCGGCTGGGCCAACCGTGCAACCCTCGTGCGTACCGCCATGATTGTGCTGTTGGTGAGCCTGGCGCCCTTTATCGCGGGCCTCGGGAACTGGTTGTGGCTTTACGGGTCCCTGTGTTTGCTGGCCTTGATCCTGGACGGGGTTGATGGCGCCATTGCCAGGGCCACCCAATCCACAACCACTTTTGGTGCCCGTTTCGACATGGAGCTGGATGCACTGTTTATCCTGGGGCTCTGTGTTGCCGTGCTAGTACTGGAAAAAGCCGGCATCTGGGTACTGGCACTGGGCTTGATGCGCTATGCCTTTGTGGCCGCCGGCCATTGGCTGGATTTCATGAACCAGCCACTGCCTGAAAGCTTTCGACGCAAAACCGTGTGTGTCTGGCAAGTGGTGACCCTGATGGTTGCCATACTGCCTGTCGCCTCCACGGCTTTTGCAACCTGGACACTCGCGACCGCTCTGGCGTTGCTGTGTTATTCGTTTCTTATTGATCTGCGCTGGCTTTATAAAACAGGGAGACAGCCATGAAAACCTTTCTTTCAACCGCGGTCATTTCCACCACTACGGCCGTCACTCTGGCGCTGGCCACTCCTGCGGCGCTGGCTGAACCGGAAACCTATGTGATTGATGACGAGCATTTCTCCATGGCTTTTGAAGTCATGCATATCGGTTACGCACCGGTGATGGGCATGTTCCGGGATGTGGAAGGCCAGTTTGAGTACGACGAGGAAAAGAAACAACTCACCTCCGGCAAGCTGACGTTCAAAAGCAAAAGCGTGTTTACCAACCACGACAAAAGGGACGACCACCTGCGCAAGGACGACTTTCTCAACAGCGGAAAGTTCCCCGATATCACCTTTGAAGTGACCGGGTTCGAAGCCACCGGAGACAACACCGGCATTGTCACCGGCGACCTCACACTGCTGGGCCAGACCCGATCTGTGGCCGTGGACGTCACCCTCAACGAATCCGCTGAATACCCCATCGGCCATGAAGACTACACCCTTGGCATGACGGCAGAAACCACCATCAAACGCAGCGAATGGGGTATGACCTACGGCATCGAGGACGACCTGGTGGGCGATCAAGTTCGCATGCGGTTTGGTCTGGAAGCGGTGCGGGATTCCGGCTGGCCCTGAAAGATGTGACAGGCATCACAGGCTGGACACATATTGTTACACAATCGGGGCAAATTTTTGCCAGAACCAAATTTGGCCCGTTATGTTAAGAGGACAACAATATAAAAAAATGCCACCAACAAGGATCGGATGATGCCACTGCGGGCTCTGTTGACCCTTACAGTCGTTGTATCCGGCGCTATCGGGCTGGGGTACCTGCTGGCGGCTGAAAACCCGGGCCGCTTCGCCTGGATAACCGGCGCCAACCATGCAGAACCGCTCCCCGACGCTTCCGACTCTCAAGTACCTGCCCTGGCCAACAGCTCATCTCCTCCCCCGAAACCGAAGCCACCTGATAATGCGGTTGGCTTCATGCTGGCCAGCGCTGCGAATCAGTACACTCAGAATATCCGCTATCCCGAGTATTCCATCCCGCTTTCGGAAGACCAGGCCCAGGCCTACAGGGGCAATCGGTTCGAACCGGTGGAGCTGCCCCTTGAAGGCGACGGACGATTTACCGTCACGCTTGAAAAGTATCGTTTTGTGCAGGACGAAGACATTCTTGTGGTGGCCACCATTACTGGTTCATCGGTGGTGTCCGACCGCCTGGAGGTCACACTGGAGTCCACGGAGTCCCGCCAACAGCACGCCAGCTCTTCACTAAAGAATGATTCGGGGGACAGCTATTACGAGGGTGTGATCAGTGCTGATGCAGAGCCGGGCGAATATCGCCTGATTGTCGAAGCCAGTGTCGACGGCAAGCCGGTGCGCCATGCTTCCACCCTGACTATAGAACCGGATCTTGGCGAATTCGATGGTTTGGGAAGCCCCCGCGTCAGCAACAATGACCTGGTGATACCGGTTCACTTTGACGCCAACGAGCCAGGCTTTTACGCCCTCGCCGCCCAGCTCTATCACAACGGCCGTGCAGTAGCGCAATTACAGGCGGAGAAGCGGCTGGATGGAACCACCGACACCCTGGAGCTGAAGGCCCATGGCTCGGTTCTGGCCAACCGGGAGATCACCGGCGAACTGGAACTGCGTAATCTGCAAATCCGCCGCCTGCCGGCCAGGCCCGGCGACCGCACGGATTACGGCTTTGGACCGGAGGAAGGCTACTCATTCTCGCCGCCGGACCTGGATGGGCTGACCGACAGCCCGGCGAGCGACCCCGAATCAGAGCAGCGTGCCGCCCTGCTTCAAAAATTGGCGGACAAGTTCTGATACAACAATAAAACAAAGACGGAGCTTCTATGAAAACAAGAAAGCAAAGTGCCTGTAAGACCGCTCTCGCGGTCGTCGTAGCCGGTGGCCTGTTTGCCGGTACCGCCCAGGCCCAGCTGGCCGGCCACAACGTGGTTCTGGTTCACGGGTTCCAGCAGGAAGACCTGGCCAACCCACCTGCCAACTTCGACGCAGTAAAGAGCGCCGGCGAGGACTACTGGCGAACCTTCTGGTTATCCCGTTCCGACGCCCGGATTGACTGGGGCAGCAATGGCCGGGTGGAAGGCAATATCGCTCAGCAGGCTTATGAGCAACTGCGGCAGATCAGCCAACAGGGCCTGTGCAACGACTACTGCATTGTGGTTTCCCATTCCACTGGTGACCTGGTCACCCGCTACCTACTGGAGAACCAGGCGCGCTGGCTTCAGGCCGAAGGGCTTCAGCCCCTGAGGATCCTGGCTGCCATTGACTACTCCGGTGCCGGCGGCGGAACCGAGCTGGCAGACCTGGCCATGAGTATTGCCTACAACGACAGCTGGTACAACTGGCCACTGAAACAGGCGGTCCGTGCCTTCACCGGCATCGAACCGGAGCCGGGCAAGCTGGGCGTGGTTAACGATCTGCAAACCAACGCCGCACGCAATTTGGCAGTGAGCCCCAACAATATTCCAAGGTTGCGGTTTGTGGCCGGTGGCTCCTCTTATGGGGGCATCACCAAACCATTCATTGCCGGCACGGACGATGGCGTGGTTCCCACCCACTCTGCCTGTGGCGCCACCACCGGTAACGGCATCGACTCGTGCACCTCCAACCTCAGCCTGGCGGGCAAGGTGTCCAGCCAGAACGGCCCGTCAGGCCTGTATTACAACCACTTCCCGATCCTGATGAACGAAGGCGTTTCCCACAGCGGTGTTCTGGGATCGGAAACCGGTAATATCTCGGTGCCAGTAGTGAACAATACAACCCTGAACGGGCTTCAGGTGGACTTCGCCAGCCGCACGTACAACAAGCGCGCCTGGTGGCAATGGTGGGGTTCCGGTGACCGCTACGTAGAGGTGCCCGGCTCTGACCAGACCGACATGTCGACGCTGGTCTACAACACGCTCAATAACTGATAGAAACAACCAAAGGGCTCACCCGCCCACAGGAGTATCAACCGGCTCACGGAAGAGCCATTTTCACCCTTCCATGATAAACTCCGCCGCTGTCCCGCTCATTGGCCGGGCCCAGTCGATCCTCTGCAAGGCGGTTGTGAATGCCTCTCTCGAACACCCATAAATCCGACCTGTTACTGGTTGTTGTTACCCTGATGGCCGCTATCAGCTGGATGTTTTCCAAGGAAGCGGTATTGCTGATGCCGCCACTGATGTTTATGGCCCTGCGATTCCTGTTGGCAGGCTCCGTGCTGGCGGCAATTGCCTGGCCATCGCTGAGAAGGCTGAGCCTGGACCAGGTCAAGCGGAGTGCCGGCGTGGGTCTGGTGTTCGGCGTAGCCATGAGCTGCTGGGTGATGGGGCTGTTTCACGCTACTCACGTTGGAGAAAGCGCCTTTCTGACCAGCCTGGGTGTGGTGATAGTACCGGTGCTTGCCCGGGTGATATTCCGGGAGGAGCAGCCCCTGAGTACCTGGTTTGCGATTCCGGTGGCTGTCAGTGGGCTGGCGCTGCTTTCGTTAAGGAACGGATTCAGGCCGGAAATCGGACAGTTATTCTTTGTGGGTGCGGCGTTTATTTTTGCGCTGTACTTCACGCTGAACACCCGGGCCGCCAATCAGCGCACGGTGGTCAATCGCAAAGGTAAGACCGTTGAAAAACACCGAGTGCCCGCCCTACCCCTGACCTCCATCGCTCTGCTCACTGTAGGCGCCGTCACATTGGTGGAATCCACCTTCCTTGAGCCCTGGACACCCACCCTGCAAAACTTCTCCGGCATGCTAGCCATGTGGGTCATCGCCAGTGCCGTGGTCGGCACTGCGGGGCGTTTTCTGCTGCAGACTTACGCCCAGAGCCTGTCCGTCCACAGCCATGGCGTGGTGATTCTGGTGCTGGAGCCGGTATGGGTTGCGCTCTTTGCTGCCGGCTGGTTCAGCGAAACCATGTCCGCTACTCAACTGGCGGGCTGCGGGCTGATCTTCCTGGCACTGTTGATCAATCGTTGGGGTGTAATCAGCAAGGCGGTAAGAGGCTGGACCAGAAAGCAGAAAACCGCCTGAAAGAGGTTGACCACGCCCATCGGAATCAGTATATTTCGTTCCCGTTGCAAAACACAGGACCATAGCTCAGTTGGTTAGAGCGCTGCCTTGACATGGCAGAGGTCGGCAGTTCAAATCTGCCTGGTCCTACCATTTTTCAGCAACTTACAAGCACCGAAAAAACCTTCCGCAATACTTCCGCAAAACGATTTACTTATACAGTGGTCCGTTTTGTTTTCAATATTCGGTAGTGTGTCGACTATCCGGATGATATGCAGAGTGTTGCAGGTTTAAGCCCTTCCCTCCCGGCCATACACGTAAAACCAGTCGCTTAACACCCCCCCCCAAAAGACGACCTCCTCGGCTTCGCAAAAGCACTTGCAGACGCCCCTTCAGCGGCTCCATTGAGCCAGCTTTCGATTGAATTGAAAGTCATCAAGCGCGTTCTCAACGGTAGACAACACCTGACCCCGGACGTAGAAAAATTTGCTGCTCAGGTCTCCTGGAGCATTCTCCATGGCGACATGACCGAAGAGGCTTATGGCTCACCTGAAAAAGCTCTACTGGAAGTGCTGACAGAAGTACCCTCAGCTGTAAGTTTTGAACACGCCGATGCACTAATGCAGGGGCTATCAAACCTATCACCGAAGAAGGTCGATGCTCTTCTGGGAGCCTGCCGCAACACGGCCGACTTCACCCCAGGTGGGCCATAACCATACCCAGAGAGATGCATGACGAGAGTGAGCATGGATAGACGAGCTTAGTACTTTCAACAGGTTCAACTATTGTTACAGCTGTTGCTCTACGTAGCCGAGCATGAGTCTTTCGCTCTCAAAGGGGGCACTGCCATAAACCTGTTTTTCCGAAATTTCCCTCGCTTATCCGTTGATATTGATCTGGTCTTCAGTGATACGGAAAAGGCTGCAGGTGTGCTATCTGAATCAATTTGGTTGTCATGGTCCGTTGGGCTTCCTCTAATTGTCGGCGGCATAATCGTAGCTCCTGACTTGCTTGTATTTCTATTTGGTAAGCCCTTTGCGGCCGCAGACACAGCCTTGAGGATATTGCTCGTCAGCACAGGAATCCTGTTTCTACAGGGGTCGATGAACGGAATATTCCTTGCACTAAATAAACTTAAAATGCAAACTTTATTTCTTGCCATTGCTGCATGTGCTAATCTGATACTAAATGCATTCCTCATAATCCCGCATGGGATAATGGGGGCAGCGCTGGCCACTGCTATATCGGAACTAATGTTTGTAATCTTTACAGCTGGTTTAGTCTGGAAACATAAATGGCTGCCAGGCTTGCCGATCCTAATTAAACCTGCTCTAGCAGGCTTTCTTATGTGTATATCGCTGTTGTATTTTATGACCGATTGGCATGTCTTATTAAGGATAATTGGCGGTGGAGTTGTGTACTTAACCTTTCTTGTTCTTTCTTGGGATATCCCGATTGAATATATCAGCAGCATAAAATCTGTAATAGGTAGACGTAAATGAATTCGCCAAACTTAAATAATCTGAGAGATAAAACAATAATAATCACAGGTGCCGACGGAATGCTTGGAAGGGCTTTCGAAGAATGCCTTGTGAACAAAGCACCGAGTGCTAATGTGTCTTGCTTTTCAAGATCTCGGTTAGATGTCACAGATAGGAACAGCGTACTGAATTTAACTTCACTTGACCCTGATATTATAATTCATTGTGCTGGCCTTACCAATGCCGACGAGTGCACCAGAAATCCTGATCTTGCATACAACGTCCACTATAAAGGGACTAAAAATATAATTGAGCTTGCGCAGAATAACTCTGCACTGGTTATATATCCCCAGTCTGTTTTTATTTTTGATGGACAGGAATTACCGGTTACAGAAAAAACAAAACCGTGCCCACCTTTCGTTTATGGAAAGGCCAAACTTATGGCAGAGCAAAGCCTGCTCGATGAACTGGAAAATGTATTAATCGTTCGAATGGCAGGTTTTTTTGGCGGGGATGATAAAGACAAAAACTTTGTAGGACAGTTTGTCAGATCACTAAGGGATATGAAAAAAGATGGAAGATGTGCGATTGAAGTAGGAGATCGTATATGGCAACCTACTTATACTCTAGATCTCGCGTTAAATACCCTGCTTTTAGCCGCATTGGACAAAAGAGGAATATACCATATGGGGGCATTGGGCGAAGCCACCTTTTATGAAGTAGCTTTAGCATGTATCGAATTCCTGGGATTAGAGAACGCAATAAAGTTGCTTCCCATCTCTTCAGCTGTTTTCGATGATAATGAAAATGCAAGACGACCAAAACGCATGGTAACAAGAAACGATAGATTGGATAGCGAGGGTATTAATTACCAGCGCCACTGGCGGGACGCTTTAAGAGAATATTTGGAAAGGCCATATTTTAAAAACCTCAAGACAAGCTCGAGAATCAATGATGACCAAAAATAAGATAAATAATCTGAATATTACTGATCCATGGGAAAACAGCATTCTGGGTCCCATGAATAGCAGGATAGTAATGTCAGCGATGACGCGAAGTGCAGCTCGAAATAATGTACCGACTTCCGAAATGGCAGAGTACTATTCAAGAAGAGCGAAACATGGTGTGGGTCTGATTATTACTGAGTCGACAGCAACAAGCTCCACTGCCGACGGGTTCCCAAATGCACCTAGAATAATAACAGAGAGTCAGATTACTGGTTGGAAAAAAGTTACGGATGCTGTGCATAAAGCTGGAGGGATAATCTTTTGTCAGCTTAATCATTGCGGACGAATATCTCATACAGACTATACAGATGGTCAGCAGCCTGTAAGCTCAACCGATCAACGTGCAAAAGGTATCAACAAGAGAAATAATCAACCCTATTCAAAACCAAAAAGGTTGTCCCAGATCGAACTCAAAGACGTCATCAACGAATTTAGAACGGCGGCAAGTAAATGTATGCTTGCTGGGTTTGATGGTGTTGAATTGCATATGGCCCACGGCTATCTTCCGGATCAGTTCCTGGATTCAAGAGTGAATGACAGAAATGACGAATATGGAGGGACAATTGAAGGGCGGTGTCGCTTCCCTCTAGAGCTCGCATCTGTAATACTTGAAGAGCTTGGAGAAAACAAGGTAATGGTCAGGATTTCGCCTTCTAGATGGATGGGAGGTGCGTATGATTGGCCAGACCTTGATGAAATGCTTGAATATTTATTGCCAAGTCTGGATAAAGCCGGCTTGCGTATGCTGGATATCAGTTGCGCAAATGCAAATTATTTTGATACCTCAGGGAGAGTTATAAGAAAAGCCAGACCTCTTTGGCCGCACTTACTTCTTGGTGGAGCATCTTTGTCTAAAGATGACGCACAAAATGAAGTCAATCAAGGTTTAGTTGATCTTGTTACCTATGGACGATTGTTGATATCGAATCCAGATCTGGTAGAAAAATTTAGGGCTCATGCAAATCTAGATGAGTATCACCCAAATATGTTAGATAGATTAGAATGAAAGAGTTTGAAAAAAAATTAGCCGGTTGTACTTTCATAGTAACCGGGGCAACTGGGTTTTTAGGAAGTGCATTCGTCAGAACGCTCCTAGAACACCAAGCTCACGTGATTGTGATATCAAGAAGGTCATCAGATCATTGGCGACTTAATAAATATAGAGATAAGTACCTAGTATTCACGACAGAACTCCGTGACATTTGTGATTTACACATAGATAAGCCTGGGCAAACTATTCTGGTGCATTTTTCTGCGTCTGGCGTCAATCAGCGAGATGATGATGTAGAACGAATGGTGCAAACAAATATAGTAGGAACTTATCATGTTCTAAATTTTGCAAATGAAAAAAAACTTAAACGAGTTGTTTTGATTGGTACTAGCGGGGAATACGGGTCTGGTTATGGATTGACCGAAACTGCACCATTACAACCAACTTCTGATTACGGCGCAACTAGAGCAAGCGCAACCCTTATCACCAAGAGCTATTGTGAGCGAAGAGGAATAGATTATACCATTCTCAGACCGTTTGCTGTGTATGGTCCATACGAAGCGCCCTACCGACTAATCCCGTATGCCATTACTCAGGCAATGAAGGGACATACTATAAACATATCTTCTGGCCAGCAAACAAGAGATTATATTTATATAGATGACGTTACAAGAGGAATAATTACGGCATGTCTTTCAGATAAGGCCTCTGGAAAAATATTCAATATCTGCACTGGTGTAGAAACAACTGTAAAACAAGCTGTCAGTCATGTCGTTTCTATTATGGGGGATAGGGTAGATATAAAAACAGGCGCTATTGACAACATTCCAGGGGAAATGTGGCGGACCACTGGAAATCCAGAATATGCATATGATGTATTAAACTGGAAAGCCAAATATAGTCTTGAAGAAGGATTGATTGAGACAATAAACTGGTTCGAAACTGTCGGATTAAAACTAAAGAATTATACATGATTATGGTCTAATATTATTTTCAGATCACAGTATTATCGTATGGCTGCATCAACAAGTGACCGAAATGAGAAGATCATTTACAGGCTTCATAGTTTAGTCAAAACTAAACTAATTCCTCTGATATTGCTTGTATAAGGTTAAGCGTTCCATGAAGGTTCACTTCGAGGCTGGCTGATAGGTGGCTGAAATCGGTAGTCCACGGCTGCCCCATTGAGCCGCCTCCTAAATGAACCACCACTTCCGGCTGTACCTGACGGACGGCCCGAGAGATTGAGTGTATCTCGGTCAAATCTCCCGTCCAGCAATGGATTCGCGATTTTATATCATCAAGACGCCACAGCGAATGTTGCGCACGCACCAGAATATGGACCTCACAACCCATGGATACCAGCCTGCTTCATCATAGTGAGGTAACAGGTTTTACAGCTACGGCGCTGGGAGGAATAGCTCCTTTCACAAACGCGGAGGTTCATCTAATATGAATAGGGTCGAGAAGGAATCATGAGATGCTGGTGTCGGCTGTGAGCACAGTCTGCAACGCGTGGAGACCAGCTGCGGTAAGCGACGACAGGATAAAAAGGATCATGAAGTTGGGAGTTAGCGCTTGGCGACTTAATGCCACTCGGTTTGGTGTGGCCCGCTACACCGATTACCTTGTCTCTGCAATGTCACGCCAACTTACCCCAAACGACAGCATCACCCTATTTGCCCCCACTCCAATCCTGCCGCAGATCAAAAGCCAAGGTGCGCCCATTTACGAACGCACGGTAGGGCCAAGGCTCACTAATGCACTCTGGGAAAACCTGATATTGCCTTTCAATTGCAGAGATATGGATGTCCTTTTCGGGCCGAGCTATACGCTCCCTATTTTTGGGTCCGGCAAGAAAGTCGTGTGTATCCACAGTGTCAATGAAGCTGAGAAAGGCCAGCATTCATTCTGGTACAACCTTACATACGGACTTAAATACCGGCTCAGCGCAAAAGTTGCCGATCGGGTCATTGTCAATTCACAGTCCAACAAAGATCGTGTCGTCAATCACTATGGAATTTCGCCAGACAAGGTCGACGTCATTTGGCTAGGCGTAGACGATAAATTCAAGCCCCTGGAAGATGATCAAGCGGATACTATTTTGAGGCATACCCGCGTCAGGTATATCGGCGAAGATCGACCTTATGTGCTTTTTGTCGGGACCATGTCAGCACGT
Above is a genomic segment from Marinobacter panjinensis containing:
- a CDS encoding type IV toxin-antitoxin system AbiEi family antitoxin domain-containing protein, translating into MSQLSIELKVIKRVLNGRQHLTPDVEKFAAQVSWSILHGDMTEEAYGSPEKALLEVLTEVPSAVSFEHADALMQGLSNLSPKKVDALLGACRNTADFTPGGP
- a CDS encoding 6-pyruvoyl trahydropterin synthase family protein: MFSLTVRDHMMIAHSFNGEIFGPAQGLHGATYVVDVTFERESLDSDDLIVDIGLASRVLSEVVGEFNMKNLDDIEAFAGRNTTTEFMAVTLFERMAAAVHQGRLGETGKGLCGMKVTLGESHIAWASYHGKL
- a CDS encoding zinc-dependent alcohol dehydrogenase; this translates as MTNAFWVTGPLEGAIREATFDHHPPSTVTADNPAVEVQALYSGISRGTEALVFTNQVPESEFHTMRAPFQEGEFPFPVKYGYANVGQVTSGPGDLHGRFVFCLFPHQTVYRVPASAVVPLPEGLPPGRAVLAANMETAVNGLWDAAPRIGDRIAVVGLGVVGLLVAWLASRIPGARVKAVDTNPGRQAVAESLGLDFQTHCEHNDHDLVIHASGQPAGLETALSLAGMEGRIIEMSWYGAQTVPLPLGHAFHSRRLTIRSSQVGHLHPLQVPRWHYRDRMSLALDLLRDEVLDNLITGESPFESLPEVMASLAGDGGSASACASETLCHRIVFNCH
- a CDS encoding nucleotidyl transferase AbiEii/AbiGii toxin family protein, whose amino-acid sequence is MLQLLLYVAEHESFALKGGTAINLFFRNFPRLSVDIDLVFSDTEKAAGVLSESIWLSWSVGLPLIVGGIIVAPDLLVFLFGKPFAAADTALRILLVSTGILFLQGSMNGIFLALNKLKMQTLFLAIAACANLILNAFLIIPHGIMGAALATAISELMFVIFTAGLVWKHKWLPGLPILIKPALAGFLMCISLLYFMTDWHVLLRIIGGGVVYLTFLVLSWDIPIEYISSIKSVIGRRK
- a CDS encoding CDP-alcohol phosphatidyltransferase family protein yields the protein MMDSRTRTFHLPVAADLAWGAGLTALLVASAGIAFRMPPGFYGIAALLYLAIALPIIRYWPAGRDFGWANRATLVRTAMIVLLVSLAPFIAGLGNWLWLYGSLCLLALILDGVDGAIARATQSTTTFGARFDMELDALFILGLCVAVLVLEKAGIWVLALGLMRYAFVAAGHWLDFMNQPLPESFRRKTVCVWQVVTLMVAILPVASTAFATWTLATALALLCYSFLIDLRWLYKTGRQP
- a CDS encoding DMT family transporter encodes the protein MPLSNTHKSDLLLVVVTLMAAISWMFSKEAVLLMPPLMFMALRFLLAGSVLAAIAWPSLRRLSLDQVKRSAGVGLVFGVAMSCWVMGLFHATHVGESAFLTSLGVVIVPVLARVIFREEQPLSTWFAIPVAVSGLALLSLRNGFRPEIGQLFFVGAAFIFALYFTLNTRAANQRTVVNRKGKTVEKHRVPALPLTSIALLTVGAVTLVESTFLEPWTPTLQNFSGMLAMWVIASAVVGTAGRFLLQTYAQSLSVHSHGVVILVLEPVWVALFAAGWFSETMSATQLAGCGLIFLALLINRWGVISKAVRGWTRKQKTA
- a CDS encoding YceI family protein, giving the protein MKTFLSTAVISTTTAVTLALATPAALAEPETYVIDDEHFSMAFEVMHIGYAPVMGMFRDVEGQFEYDEEKKQLTSGKLTFKSKSVFTNHDKRDDHLRKDDFLNSGKFPDITFEVTGFEATGDNTGIVTGDLTLLGQTRSVAVDVTLNESAEYPIGHEDYTLGMTAETTIKRSEWGMTYGIEDDLVGDQVRMRFGLEAVRDSGWP
- a CDS encoding glycosyltransferase — encoded protein: MASSDQAQSVLFVVPGNPDQNTGGYRYVRRLAEELRDVGVEVSRKGLSGTFPVPDRQAELSMDRLLASLSDGSLVVLDGLAMGALPDVIADHAGRLRMVALVHHPLADETGLPARTRDWLFRVERRALAAVAGVVTTSRHTAERLLDYNVPAQRIRVVEPGSDTVTSSALASKPPKEAGSVINLLCVAHLSPRKAQHRLVEALSGLQHLPWQCTLAGSTDRDKTYGQTIRDLINTHGLQKRIILAGELDNEGLARAYKAADLFVLPSVYEGYGMVIDEAQAAGLPIITTDGGALASTGNRPGIRQYPAGNTARLRTCLEEWLSDPQELSRAAQAANTEAQNLRRWSLAAREFRDALASFLPGGDLTTFDSDWLALREPADHLARNRSLMAEVRSWAEHEYNTRDTASGQHAPPLLVADLGTGTGSNARFLVPTLTVPQRWVLLDQDEHLLAIAAERLEHLDVPLETRACHLIARTLASQIPEDTRLVTASALIDLVSAEWLKALASAVASHRAGLLIVLTYDGKFELSPTEADDHWILETVNAHQHREKGAGAAMGPDATAYLQTRLQTYGYRVAVAPSPWRLTPEQSALQVALLEGWQQAVLEQNPGEQARAVRWFDQRLAQARAQRLTIHVDHQDLFAWPACEGAR